The genomic stretch GGACCCGCTTAGGATCCGCTTCAGGGAGAAGTTATCAATGGCGTCATAAATGGCTCGGCCTACCTTGTAGGCATCAAGCGCTTTCTGTCCATATTCATAAGCTTTAAGTAGCTTGCGTTGGGTCTCATTGATGGTCCTGGCCTGTCCCGGTTTCTGTTTAGGTCCAAGGACATTAAAGACCGTGCCAAGGAGACCACTCGGAAGCTGAGCCGTGGGTACTTCCGTATAGGTGGACGTATCTAGAGGATTATCCTTGGCTATCGTCACATCCCCCGTGGGAATGGGCACATCAGGGAAGGTGGTGGGTGTGGTGGTAGTGGGGAGGGTGATATCGTCGCTAATCACCGGATCATCGTAGGACACCTGAGCATAGGCAGGAACGGTGATGACGGTGGCCTGTACCGATAGGATAACGATGGCTAAAAGGCGTTTACGCTGCATGGTCTTCCACTCCAATGGTCTCAACTTCAATCCCTTGTTTGTTGGCCTGGGAGAGCCGATCACCAAAGTCCACTAATCCCGCAACGGGGTCATCAGGATAGCGAGACATCACCCGGTTGCGGGCTTTGGTTTGCTCTCCTTGGTTCGCACCGACCCCCAAGGTGAAGTTACTGGGGTTATGGGTGACAATCAGTTGCCGGGAGTCTCGCTGCCAGCACCAGTGGGACTGCTGAAGGGACTTGGAGGCTTTGAAGGATTCATGCTCAAATTTCTCAAGGATCTCGGACTGGAACCCAAATTCTGAGACCAACTGCTCACGGGCATACTTGTTGACGTGGCTGACAAACTTATTCTGGAGGTTGGAGACAACCTTGGACGAACAGCTTGAATTCAGCAGGGTTTCTACCTCTGTCATCCCGATAAGGATGTTGCACTGCCACTTGCGGCCTGAGTTGGCGAGAGACCCCACCATCTCGGCAAAGATGGGACGGGTCAGTAGTTCCGAGCCTTCATCCACGGGTAATAGGGTGCGTTTGCCATTCATGGCTTTGCGAATTAGCAGATCAAACCCCGCCACCCCATACACGAGGGAGTCACTATCGTTATCCACGTTGGTTAATCCCAAGATTAGGGCATCCACGTTGGCGTCAAAGGAGCTGATGCCATTGATGGAATCGCCTAATGCCGTGGGGATGACGCCCTCCAGGAGCAGCTGCAGGTTCTCAAAGGTGCGCTGTAAGTCTGGGCCACAGTCATTGTCTTGGATATACTGCTTGAGCCAACCTTTGGCAAAAGCAACGAACTCCTCATAAATGGGCATCTGTGCCGCTTCTTCGGAACCAAAGGGAGCTATAGAAGCTTTCGTATAGCGCTCTAAGTTGGCCTGATGGAATGCGTCAAAGCAAGACCTAAGGCCCGCTCAATTAGCAAATCCTCCATTGGGCTGGACTGGCCCGCCTCTCCCAAGGCAATGGCCTTAAGGATACGGAGCTTATTACGCTTGATAAATTTCCAGGCTTCCTCGTGGGTCGGCTGCTGAGAGTCATAGCCTGGTTCACCGGGTTTGGGCAGATCATCAATCCAGGAGACATCGGGCGTCTCCATGACGTGATGGTGGCTTTGTCCACGGGCTGGTAGGTGGAAGACACATTGATCTGCTCTTGAGTTGCCATATAAGGTTCATAGCTGGATTTACCCGTGGGGGGTTGGAAGTCAAACCCGACAACATTCATCCCTTCCCGCTGACAGTAGCTGGTCATCTCCAGCATCAGCATGGTTTTGCCTGCCCCCGTTTTCCCGGTGACGAGGGTGTGATTGGGAAAGATATGGGCTAGATCCAGGTAGAAGGGGATGGGCAGATCATGGCCTAACAGCATTATGCCTCGACGATCCATTGGGGCAGGATGGATTTGGGGCAGGGTGGGCAGCACTCTCGGGGACATGGTTTTATACAGGTGATTCCCCCCGCCCGGTAAGGTGAGCATGGGGGCGGCACTGATGGCGAGGCTCGTACACCAGTGATGCTCAAATTTCTGGGTAATCTTGACGGCTTTGGTCCCCTCTAGCTTTTGAGCTAAGTCGTCCAAGTCGAGGTTAAGTTGGTCTACGGAATCCCGATAGAGGAAGATGGCGAAGGCGACCCAAAAGGGACGATTGCCGTTGTTCATCCACTCTAGGTTTTTCTTTGTTTCCTCTAAGCGCTCTAGGGCAATGGGGTTCAGTTCTTTACGCTGGGCAGCATCCCCCATCTTGCGGATGGAGTTCCGCCCCGTCTGCTCCAGGATGGCTCGGGTCAGCCCGGATTTGATGGGCAGCAGTTCGGTGACCACACGAGCATCCAAGAACAGTTCTTCAGGGGTAGCGAGGGTGTCAAATAAGAATTTGATAAATCCCAATTCCGTGGAGTCTTGGACTTCTGGGATGGTTCGTAGTCCCTCGAATCGGAGTGCCCCGACATATTTGCCTTTACTCGGCAGGTAGGCGAGGCTTTCACCGAACTGAGGAACAGCGGGTTTCCCTTTCTCGGGTTCAAACAGGACCCCCAGGCTATGGAGATGATGCTCACTAACTACTGGATTGGGGTCTAGGCCCAGGTCGTCATAGCGAGTGTATTGGGGAATGGGGATGCTCTCTTCATGCAGCTCGGCGTAGTCCCAATCAAATAGCTCTTGGGCCGTGAGGGGCTGAATTTTATGACCTAAGCCTTCTGCGCCCGTGAGCATCCTCGTCATCCGCTTATAGGAGTTGGTATAGGCGGCAAAGATGGCTTTCTCCCACTGCTCTTTGGACTGGTAGGCTTCCCCCATGACCTTTTGGGCGACGGTGTCATTCCAAAAGCCCGATACCCACTCGAACACCACATCAGCGGGAGAGTCCGGGGTGTCATAGTCTCCCCCCAGTCGCAACCGACATTTGGCTTGGTAGAGGAGGCGGGATTTGGCGATACGACCCTCAGCTTCTAGGGATTGCAGGTTCTCGGCATCGGATTGTAGTTGAGCGGTGGTCAGGGCATCCGTGGCCTTCCCTAGGGCCGTGGCCGTGGCAATCAAGGGGCCTGAGCAGTCTGCTCGGATATCCAAAATTGCTTTGAGGTCGGTGCCACCGAGATGACAGATCTTCTGGTTGCTTTTATTGAGCTGCTGTTTGGATTGGGCGGGGGTGACGGTCGGGTCTAAACCCAGCACGTCAAACATAAACGCAATTTTGATCTCTCGACTATTCCAGTGATGAAGGTGGAACCCAACGGTGACCCCTTCAAATTCAAACTGCCCATAGGTCTTGAGGCAGAAGTTATCTTGAATCCGTCTCAGGGGGTCTGTCTTCTTGGCCTTTGCCATAACGGGCATCCCCACGTTGTCGAACCTTAAAGACGGGCGACCATCCATATACGTCGTGGGCTTACCTACCCGCTCCATCTGTTTGGAGGGACTGCGGCCAAAGACAAAAATGATACCGACGCTCGTTAAGGCGATAAAGAGGACGGCCAGCAGAAACCCAAATTTGATTAAGACGGCAAAACCCACCCCCAAAACGGCGATGGATGCTCCAAGGTAGAAGACGGGTATACCGTCTAGCATCGTGTTCACGGAGAGGATATCTCGTGTTTGACCTTCGTTAACGGCTTCAAAGTCCATAGCTGTCCTCCTTTATCGGGTTGCCGCAAAAATCAGGGCACCAATCATGATCATGACGATGATGAAGTACAGCAGACCGACCACGGGGCGGGACATCTCTTGAATATCTCCCCCATGATGAGAGTGGCCCAGGCTGTTCTTACCCGCAAAGCCAATGGCACCGAGGACGACCCCTGCGAGGATCAGCCAGCCAATCCCACAGACGGCTCCCGCTAAGGAGAACCCTTGGACATTCAGCCAACCCAAGCCCCCAATCATGGCCTTCCCAAAGCCAGGGATAACATCGAAGCCATTACAAACGGAGTCAGGGACGTTCAGTTGAGCTTGGGCATATTGTTGATAGCCGATGGTGATGCTCACGGTTTGCAGGCCCGCAAGGACATGGGGGGATCTGCGGATAGTTTTGCGCCAAGCGACGGCTGATGCTGTGATGGCAAGACAGGCTACGGAGGTCGCTTGTAGCCAGGGCAGATTGTAAATCAGGCCGATGATGAGAAAGCCACTATAGCCAAACCACCAGGGCTGTTTTGAGGTTTTATCGTAAAGGATCTTGAGTCGTTTCATTGGAGTTGCCTCTTATGGGTCAGTAGTGCTGTTATTGCTGGGCGTAGTTGAGTAGGGTCTGGAGTTGGTCAGGAGAGATTTTGGCCCGCTTTGCTGCATCCTCTGGAGACTTCCCCCAACGCATCTGGCGAATCATGCCGTTGACGCGCCAATGCATTTCCGAGCGATAGCGATACGTCTTATCTCCTGACGCTCTAGCGATGTTCAGACCCCTTAAAAGCGTCGCTGGAGTGATACGGCTATCGGACACGTTGTTTTTAGCAGTGAGACTGGGTGATGTCTGCTTGGACACGGACATTCGTCGCACAGGAGAACGTTTGACGGTCTTAGGCTTGGGCAGGACTTTGGTTCTACGTTGAAGGGTCAGGGGTTGAACCGCTGTCGTAGCTTGATGAACGCGAGTCCTCTCAGGTGGTTGACCCAGGCGACCTGTGAAGACTCGCGATTGCTCAGGGGTATGAGCAATGGGGGTGGGCACTCCAATCCGAGTGATGGCAGTACTGGGGGCACTGTCAGACCGATTGATCGTTAACTCCATTGAGGAGCGGTTGCAGCCCACTAAATCTAGGATTAAGTTGGTCGATTTCACCTGGGTATTGGGTTTCCAGGTCAGGTAAATCTTCTGGGTTTGGGGTTGGGGCTGATCCAAGCTCAAGTCAAAGATACCCCTCGTGCCCATATAGGCTTTGGAGACCCGGCACCCACTGGAGGTAAGGTCAATCAGGTGACCATGACCGGGCGCTATCTTGATGGTTTCCGCTGTGGCTGGGGAGATGAACAGCCCCAACCAGGCCGCTATAAATGCGGCAATGGTTTTATACATGGCGTTTTTCCTTGGCAAGTTCGTCTGTTCGGGAGGGGGATTGCTATCAAAGACAGCTTCCTTCCGATGTTCACGGTGCGGATCTGGACCCGCCCGTGATGGAAATCCTCTAAGGCAATCAGATATTGCTGCTAATGGTCTGTGGATAAATTCGGTTACTGCTGGGCCGAATCCCAGATGTCCTCGCCCAATCGTTCCAGGCTCTCCCAATCCACGGCATCGCTGATCCGCTGCGGTAGGTTGATGCCCCGGTCGATCAATAGGCCCGTCACTGCAACTCCCACGAAGAACCAAAAGAGATTCCTGAGCATGGGTAATCACTCCTTTGACTAAGTTGATAGCTTTGGTAGGAAGAGACTCTGTAGCGACGGAGGGAGTTTGGGGAGGATTTTGGGAATAAGCTGAAGGAGTAATACTGTTTTCGTAGCAGAAGGAAAGAGAAGCAGGCCAAGTGCTGAGATTTACTCGCTCCTGACCTACTTCTGGCTCTGAGGAATATCTGCTGAAACTTTGGGAAAATCCCAGTCGAGTATGTTCCAGCTGGTCTTTGGCTGCATTCACGAACTGAGCCATGCCAACCCGGAACCACTGATTGAGGAGATGGACGGGGATTTGATACTTCGGTGGAATGAAAGGTGGAGGTGCTTTGATTAGGACGAGATTTGTCTTTGTCTCAGGTTCAATCTCGAAATCAAAGGACTCATCGTAATCGTCTTCATCTATATACAATGATTCATCATTGATCGTAAATTCATGCCAGTCTGGGATTTCTTGGAACGAACGGCCCCAATAGAGTAAATCTTCGATATATTCCAGCTTTAGATTGGCTTTTTGAGCAATCTCTTCCAGATTGGCATCAGGAAACTGGTTTTGGAGTCTATAAACCCAATCAAGATGGACTTGTTTTTTTTCGGGCAATCTCAGTTGCTTGGGTCTGTTTTTATAGCAAAATCTGCGGATATATCCCCTAATCCAACCTCTAGCATAGGTGGAGAACTTGCAGCCTTTTGTAGAGTCGAATTTCCGCACGGCATGACGGATTCCCAGCATCCCCTCTTGGATCAGGTCTTGAGCATCATCCAAAGTCCATGCGTATTGTTTGGCGAGTTTCGCCACCAAACGAACATGGCCGATCATCAGCCATGACAAAGAGGTCTCATGGCCTCGCTTGGCTTTGCGGATCAGCTCCAGCTCTTGCTCTGGGTCAGGAATCGGGAAGCGGTGCAAGAACTGGGTTAGATAGTCGGGTAAACGGATGCCCTCGGAAAAAGGGCTAGAAATCATAGCGGCAGTCATGAGCTTGCCCTCCATAAATGGAAGAGAGAGGACTTTATTTAGATAATTTGTTGATTACGATTATTCGATGAGCACAAACTCTCTGAAGCCAGATGTCCCAGTTGCCTAGCGAACTAGGCAGCAGTTGTGGGAGTAGCTTGAGCTTGGCCCAGCTCCAAGGGTACGGGTGGGGCGATAGCAAGCCGCTGACGGATATAGTGTCTTGCACCACGCTCAGATAGATGGTGGTGGAACATCTGGGACTGGATATAGGGGCCGTGAAATAGAATATTGACCTGATCGTCTTTGGAATAGCCACAAAGACGAAGCTCATAGCTCACCATGAGGTCAATTCGATAACTCAAGGGTGGGTGTTCGCAACCTAAGTTATAAAGTTTGTCGTAGGTGTAGGCGACACCCATAGACATCAAATTTTGAACTTTTACAGCAATCTGGAGATAAATTTCTCGAAATTCTTGAATCACCTGTGGATCAAGCTGATCAGAGCTTTGGAGGTCATTGTTGCCTCCACGGGGTTTCCCGGAATCAGTATTTATAGTTAGCATG from Acaryochloris sp. CCMEE 5410 encodes the following:
- a CDS encoding sigma-70 family RNA polymerase sigma factor, which translates into the protein MTAAMISSPFSEGIRLPDYLTQFLHRFPIPDPEQELELIRKAKRGHETSLSWLMIGHVRLVAKLAKQYAWTLDDAQDLIQEGMLGIRHAVRKFDSTKGCKFSTYARGWIRGYIRRFCYKNRPKQLRLPEKKQVHLDWVYRLQNQFPDANLEEIAQKANLKLEYIEDLLYWGRSFQEIPDWHEFTINDESLYIDEDDYDESFDFEIEPETKTNLVLIKAPPPFIPPKYQIPVHLLNQWFRVGMAQFVNAAKDQLEHTRLGFSQSFSRYSSEPEVGQERVNLSTWPASLSFCYENSITPSAYSQNPPQTPSVATESLPTKAINLVKGVITHAQESLLVLRGSCSDGPIDRPGHQPTAADQRCRGLGEPGTIGRGHLGFGPAVTEFIHRPLAAISDCLRGFPSRAGPDPHREHRKEAVFDSNPPPEQTNLPRKNAMYKTIAAFIAAWLGLFISPATAETIKIAPGHGHLIDLTSSGCRVSKAYMGTRGIFDLSLDQPQPQTQKIYLTWKPNTQVKSTNLILDLVGCNRSSMELTINRSDSAPSTAITRIGVPTPIAHTPEQSRVFTGRLGQPPERTRVHQATTAVQPLTLQRRTKVLPKPKTVKRSPVRRMSVSKQTSPSLTAKNNVSDSRITPATLLRGLNIARASGDKTYRYRSEMHWRVNGMIRQMRWGKSPEDAAKRAKISPDQLQTLLNYAQQ